The following are encoded together in the Geobacter sulfurreducens PCA genome:
- a CDS encoding cyclase family protein produces the protein MKIIDITVSLSPDLPVYPGDPPFSLEPVARVARGDGANVSRITLGTHAGTHIDVPRHLRDDGASVDQVPLDLLTGKARVIELHDVIAIGRRELAHLPVKGEERIILKTANSRLWSHAGFLDSYASLTPDGARYLAEVGTRLVGIDYLSIGPFGNEAEVHQILLDAGILILEGLNLADVEPGHYELLCLPLKIAGGDGAPARALLRSFARVAAGESSFDPHTTRWPLS, from the coding sequence ATGAAGATCATCGACATCACCGTCTCTCTCTCCCCCGATCTCCCCGTTTACCCCGGAGACCCGCCCTTCTCGCTCGAACCAGTGGCCCGCGTGGCCCGGGGCGACGGCGCCAACGTCTCGCGCATCACCCTCGGGACCCACGCCGGCACTCACATCGACGTTCCGCGACATCTGCGCGACGACGGCGCCTCCGTGGACCAGGTGCCCCTTGATCTGCTGACGGGCAAAGCCCGGGTGATCGAGCTGCACGATGTGATCGCCATCGGACGCCGGGAGCTGGCCCATCTGCCGGTAAAGGGAGAAGAGCGGATCATCCTCAAGACCGCCAACTCCCGCCTCTGGAGCCACGCCGGCTTCCTCGACAGTTATGCTTCGCTTACTCCCGACGGCGCCCGCTATCTGGCGGAGGTGGGGACGCGCCTGGTGGGGATCGATTACCTCTCCATCGGCCCCTTCGGCAACGAGGCTGAGGTCCACCAGATCCTTCTGGACGCCGGCATCCTCATCCTGGAGGGGCTGAATCTCGCCGATGTCGAGCCGGGGCACTACGAACTCCTCTGCCTCCCCCTCAAGATAGCCGGCGGAGACGGCGCACCGGCACGCGCACTCCTTCGTTCCTTCGCGCGGGTAGCGGCCGGGGAATCCTCCTTCGACCCCCATACCACTCGCTGGCCCCTTTCCTGA
- a CDS encoding sensor domain-containing diguanylate cyclase — MRRASLKTKTALFVLLVFFTTAPTAVYLTLEFFGRSLRDVVNTHQATLLARIGAEIDEKLQGSHDALINVARMATADDVTSPESARRFLHRYPLLAAFFDNGVFVFTPAGILMAETNQGLQRTGLDFSAREYIRQTRISERPYISRPFVSSQPHHHPTVMFTAPVFTPNGTLVAILGGSMDLLKGNFIGSLASTRIGKGGHFYLFADDGVLIMHPQRENILQQNVSSEVLNHASSVPRGGVISAETVSDGTPMLSTLKKLSQTTWTLAADLPKDEAYAPLRMAERSAWAAIIPWGLLSVAAIWLLMRRLTLPILALECQIREAEDSGAHRNVLIRSGDEIERVAEAFNGLVNRLIEKEDRLVHLSNHDSLTGLYNRLFFEAEMQRIDRGRHFPVSMVMVDVDNLKTVNDTFGHTAGDALIIKAAQALRAAFRSEDVVARVGGDEFAVIMEGSDHETALEALERVRETVALLNSDGDSPELALSLGTATATAPLTLGQSWRLADQRMYADKARRKASKIIGSGSASRDSAVSAS, encoded by the coding sequence ATGAGACGAGCAAGCCTGAAAACCAAAACAGCCCTCTTTGTGCTCCTCGTCTTCTTTACCACGGCTCCCACTGCGGTCTACCTGACACTTGAGTTCTTCGGAAGGTCGCTGCGGGACGTGGTGAATACCCACCAGGCGACCCTGCTGGCTCGAATCGGCGCTGAAATTGACGAAAAGCTCCAGGGCAGCCATGACGCCCTCATAAATGTCGCTCGCATGGCCACTGCCGACGACGTGACGTCCCCCGAGAGCGCCCGGCGCTTTCTTCATCGCTATCCCCTGCTGGCGGCATTCTTCGACAACGGCGTGTTCGTGTTCACGCCCGCCGGAATCTTGATGGCCGAGACTAATCAGGGGTTGCAGCGAACCGGCCTCGACTTCTCCGCCCGCGAGTACATCCGGCAGACCAGGATCTCGGAGCGCCCCTACATCTCGAGGCCCTTCGTGTCGAGCCAGCCCCACCACCATCCCACCGTCATGTTCACTGCCCCGGTCTTTACGCCGAACGGAACCCTCGTTGCCATTCTCGGGGGGAGCATGGATCTGCTCAAGGGGAATTTCATCGGCTCCCTTGCCTCAACCCGCATCGGCAAGGGAGGTCACTTTTACCTGTTTGCCGACGACGGCGTCCTGATCATGCATCCCCAACGGGAAAATATCCTGCAGCAGAACGTCAGCTCGGAGGTTCTGAACCACGCATCCTCCGTGCCCCGAGGAGGCGTCATCTCGGCCGAAACGGTCAGCGACGGCACCCCCATGCTGAGTACCCTGAAAAAGCTGAGCCAGACGACATGGACCCTGGCGGCCGACCTGCCGAAGGACGAGGCCTATGCGCCGCTCCGCATGGCGGAGCGTTCGGCATGGGCGGCCATCATCCCGTGGGGACTCTTGAGCGTCGCGGCCATCTGGCTTCTCATGCGCCGGCTGACACTGCCGATCCTCGCGCTGGAGTGCCAGATTCGCGAGGCCGAGGACAGCGGTGCCCACCGCAACGTGCTGATCCGTTCGGGGGACGAGATCGAACGGGTGGCCGAGGCATTCAACGGCCTCGTCAACCGGCTCATCGAGAAGGAAGACCGGCTCGTCCACCTCTCCAACCACGACTCCCTGACCGGGCTCTACAACCGCCTCTTTTTCGAGGCGGAGATGCAGCGGATCGACCGGGGACGGCATTTCCCCGTAAGCATGGTGATGGTTGACGTGGACAATCTGAAAACGGTCAACGACACCTTCGGCCACACGGCGGGCGATGCTCTCATCATCAAGGCGGCCCAGGCCCTGCGGGCGGCATTCCGGTCCGAAGACGTGGTGGCGCGGGTCGGCGGCGACGAGTTCGCCGTCATCATGGAGGGATCCGACCACGAAACGGCGCTGGAGGCACTGGAACGTGTCCGGGAAACCGTAGCGCTGCTCAACTCCGACGGAGATTCTCCCGAACTAGCCCTCTCGCTGGGCACCGCCACGGCCACGGCACCGCTCACCCTCGGACAAAGCTGGCGCCTGGCGGACCAGCGCATGTATGCCGACAAGGCGCGACGCAAGGCATCAAAGATAATCGGAAGCGGCTCCGCTTCCCGTGATTCGGCCGTTTCGGCCTCCTGA
- a CDS encoding NUDIX hydrolase, whose translation MDTRNRMILFNGLVVNVEQMDVRIGAKGWHTFQVVRHPGGVGVLPLHEDGTVTLIRQLRPAVDDMLLEIPAGRLDPGEEPSACGRRELTEETGLTAERLESLGTILTSPGVFDERIHLFLAVGLTQGEATPEQYEEIETVRLPLADALALAAECGIRDGKTIAALLRASVRQS comes from the coding sequence ATGGATACCCGCAACAGGATGATTCTTTTCAACGGCCTGGTGGTTAATGTGGAACAGATGGACGTCCGGATCGGCGCCAAAGGGTGGCACACGTTTCAGGTTGTGCGGCATCCGGGCGGGGTGGGAGTCCTTCCGCTCCACGAGGACGGAACGGTCACCCTGATCCGCCAGCTCCGGCCGGCCGTGGACGATATGCTGCTGGAGATCCCGGCGGGTCGGCTCGATCCGGGCGAGGAGCCTTCCGCCTGCGGCCGGCGCGAATTGACCGAGGAGACGGGACTTACGGCTGAGCGGCTCGAATCCCTCGGCACGATCCTGACCTCTCCGGGGGTCTTCGACGAGCGGATCCACCTGTTTCTCGCCGTCGGTCTTACCCAGGGGGAAGCGACCCCCGAGCAGTACGAGGAAATCGAAACCGTGCGCCTTCCCCTGGCCGATGCCCTGGCCCTGGCCGCCGAGTGCGGAATTCGGGATGGCAAGACCATTGCGGCCCTTCTGCGGGCCTCGGTGCGCCAGTCATGA
- a CDS encoding sensor domain-containing diguanylate cyclase translates to MTRRRTIVSSRELDLLRRLLMERTEELERVNERLFLADQVKTDFLSHMSREFQRPLNHIVDFAQCLREGAMGPVTREQRICLDTIIARGKRLQRLLERVLSLCNDELGMALFLPRKFPVREVLDHVMDSLRGAAGKRGVELHACCGEDGCTITADKGKFTFIIEELLTNALKFSDRGGRVDVAIDPVKRRGRGEELRITVSDQGRGIGSKELEQIFRSFEMGKRGQAEPGSLGIGLTLVKRFVELHGGTIAVESTPGIGSTFTVVLPRQGPAERVGPPPRVILADQDPERLRELADALRQERCDIITAVDGRDALDKGIAQTPALCILALDLPGIDGIDVCSRLKAHEQSSQIPVIITAPHRDASVRSRCAQAGADGFFALPAEMGDLLMAARGLIARKLSYDFLKRNYEIAASEAFTDPLTGLFNLRQFWLSLDHELKRARRYRRNCSLAMIDIDWFKQYNDCHGHLRGDEVLREAAAVFRGCIRTSDIAARYGGEEFVVIMPETTRELALLAAEKLRRAVEEHLFPLRETQPGGALTVSIGIATFPDDAEDGRELVEAADRALYRAKEGGRNRVVAAVADGTD, encoded by the coding sequence GTGACGCGCCGGCGCACGATCGTCAGTTCGCGGGAGCTCGACCTCCTGCGCCGCCTGCTCATGGAGCGGACCGAGGAACTGGAGCGCGTCAACGAGCGCCTCTTCCTCGCCGATCAGGTAAAGACCGACTTTCTGTCCCACATGTCGCGGGAGTTCCAGCGCCCTCTCAACCATATTGTGGATTTCGCCCAGTGTCTGCGGGAAGGGGCCATGGGGCCGGTCACCCGCGAGCAGCGGATCTGCCTCGACACGATTATTGCCCGGGGCAAGAGGCTTCAGCGGCTGCTGGAAAGGGTCCTCTCCCTCTGCAACGACGAGCTGGGGATGGCCCTGTTCCTGCCCCGGAAGTTCCCGGTGCGCGAAGTGCTGGACCACGTCATGGACAGCCTGCGGGGAGCGGCCGGAAAGCGGGGGGTGGAGCTCCATGCCTGCTGCGGCGAAGACGGATGCACCATCACTGCCGACAAGGGGAAATTCACCTTCATCATCGAAGAGTTGCTGACCAATGCCCTCAAGTTCTCGGACCGGGGAGGACGGGTGGACGTCGCCATCGACCCCGTAAAACGGCGCGGGAGAGGCGAAGAGCTCCGGATCACGGTTTCTGACCAAGGGAGAGGTATCGGCAGCAAGGAGCTTGAGCAGATCTTCCGGAGCTTCGAGATGGGAAAACGGGGGCAGGCAGAGCCGGGCAGCCTCGGCATCGGGCTCACCCTGGTCAAACGTTTCGTGGAGCTGCATGGCGGCACTATAGCCGTGGAGAGCACCCCCGGCATCGGGAGTACCTTCACGGTCGTGCTCCCCCGCCAAGGCCCCGCTGAACGGGTCGGTCCACCGCCCCGGGTTATCCTGGCCGACCAGGACCCTGAACGGCTCCGGGAGCTGGCCGATGCATTACGACAGGAGCGGTGTGACATCATTACCGCCGTGGACGGGCGGGACGCCCTCGACAAGGGGATCGCACAGACACCGGCGCTCTGCATCCTCGCCCTCGACTTGCCGGGAATCGACGGAATCGACGTCTGCTCCCGTCTTAAGGCCCATGAACAGAGCTCCCAGATTCCGGTGATCATCACCGCGCCCCACCGGGATGCATCAGTTCGGTCCCGGTGTGCCCAGGCGGGAGCCGACGGATTTTTCGCTCTCCCCGCCGAAATGGGCGATCTCCTCATGGCGGCGCGGGGACTCATTGCCCGAAAACTCAGCTACGACTTCCTGAAGCGCAACTATGAGATTGCCGCCAGCGAGGCCTTCACCGATCCCCTCACGGGGCTCTTCAACCTCCGACAGTTCTGGCTCAGCCTCGACCACGAACTGAAGCGCGCCCGCCGCTACCGCCGCAACTGCTCGCTGGCCATGATCGACATCGATTGGTTCAAGCAGTACAACGACTGCCACGGCCACCTCCGGGGCGACGAGGTCCTCAGGGAGGCTGCCGCCGTGTTCCGCGGCTGCATCAGGACCTCGGACATCGCGGCACGCTACGGGGGGGAGGAGTTCGTCGTCATCATGCCCGAAACCACCAGGGAGCTGGCTCTGCTGGCCGCCGAGAAGCTGCGCCGGGCCGTGGAAGAGCATCTCTTCCCGCTCCGGGAGACCCAGCCCGGCGGCGCTCTCACGGTCAGCATCGGCATCGCCACCTTCCCCGACGACGCCGAGGACGGGCGGGAACTGGTCGAGGCCGCCGACCGGGCCCTCTACCGGGCAAAGGAAGGGGGGCGGAACCGGGTGGTTGCCGCAGTGGCGGACGGAACCGATTGA
- a CDS encoding BCAM0308 family protein — MSRVTHKSVVEEQGQRTARSTDVYLPKEGHEAALCKKCGALYRNKRWAVAGEEAGTGSLAKVVCPACQRMADNNPGGIVTFAGDYLLAHEDAILNSIKNIEAKSRVKNPLGRIMEISQDKNVLTIATTEDKLAQKLGREIFKAHRGELHYRWSHGESFVRVSWFR, encoded by the coding sequence ATGTCACGGGTTACTCACAAATCGGTAGTCGAGGAGCAGGGACAGCGGACCGCGCGCAGTACCGACGTCTACCTGCCGAAAGAGGGACATGAAGCCGCCCTGTGCAAGAAATGCGGCGCGCTCTACCGCAACAAGCGCTGGGCCGTTGCAGGGGAGGAGGCGGGAACCGGCAGCCTCGCCAAGGTGGTCTGCCCCGCCTGTCAGCGGATGGCCGACAACAACCCCGGCGGTATCGTCACCTTTGCCGGCGACTACCTCCTGGCGCACGAAGACGCCATCCTGAATTCAATCAAGAATATCGAGGCCAAGTCCCGGGTAAAGAACCCCCTGGGACGCATCATGGAAATCAGTCAGGACAAAAACGTCCTCACCATCGCCACCACCGAGGACAAACTGGCCCAGAAGCTGGGCCGCGAGATCTTCAAGGCCCACCGGGGAGAGCTCCACTACCGGTGGAGCCACGGGGAGAGCTTTGTCCGGGTAAGCTGGTTCCGTTAA
- the hslO gene encoding Hsp33 family molecular chaperone HslO has product MGNSTESVITDYLVRIITREGNIRALACVTTNLVGDACRRHGTLPTASAALGRALTGGVLMGALLKTGQRIALTFEGNGPLKKIIVEADANGAVRGLVRNPAVSLLRDDGKLDVAGALGKAGFLTVSRDLGLKEPYTGTVMLYTSEIAEDLAWYLTESEQIPSAVGLGVYVEQDGSVAAAGGFLIQALPPGDDQLIDRIMERIASMPPVTEMLRAGATPEGLLEYLFDGIPFDILEKRATALVCSCSRERIERVLLSLGSDELSSLIHDQGEASVGCEFCGEHYNFTREELERLRDSLTAV; this is encoded by the coding sequence ATGGGAAACAGCACTGAGTCGGTCATCACTGACTATCTTGTCCGCATTATCACCCGGGAAGGCAATATCCGAGCACTCGCCTGCGTAACCACCAACCTGGTGGGAGACGCATGCCGCCGGCACGGTACCCTGCCCACGGCCTCGGCCGCCCTGGGGCGGGCCCTGACCGGCGGCGTCCTCATGGGGGCCCTTCTCAAGACCGGTCAACGGATTGCCCTCACCTTCGAGGGGAATGGTCCCCTGAAAAAGATCATCGTGGAAGCGGACGCCAACGGCGCCGTGCGCGGGCTCGTCAGGAATCCGGCGGTGAGCCTTCTGAGGGACGACGGCAAACTCGACGTGGCCGGAGCCCTGGGGAAGGCCGGATTTCTTACCGTCAGCCGGGACCTGGGGCTCAAGGAGCCCTACACCGGCACGGTCATGCTCTATACCAGCGAGATCGCCGAGGACTTGGCCTGGTACCTGACCGAATCGGAGCAGATCCCCTCAGCCGTTGGTCTCGGCGTGTACGTGGAGCAGGACGGGTCGGTTGCCGCTGCCGGCGGCTTTCTGATCCAGGCGCTGCCCCCCGGCGACGACCAACTCATCGACCGGATCATGGAGCGAATCGCCTCCATGCCGCCGGTAACGGAAATGCTCCGGGCCGGGGCAACCCCTGAAGGACTTCTGGAGTACCTCTTCGACGGCATCCCCTTCGACATCCTTGAAAAACGGGCCACGGCACTCGTCTGCTCATGCAGCCGCGAACGGATCGAACGGGTGCTCCTCTCCCTGGGGAGCGACGAACTCTCCTCCCTGATCCACGACCAGGGCGAGGCCTCTGTCGGGTGCGAATTCTGCGGCGAACACTATAACTTCACACGGGAAGAACTGGAACGGCTCAGGGACTCCCTCACCGCCGTCTGA
- a CDS encoding peptidase U32 family protein, which translates to MLNTNEPMKKPELLAPAGSLEAFFAAMEKGADAVYAGLRDFSARAKAKNFSTSQMERMTTYAHSLGRKVYVTINTLVKEAELPQLVETLAALEAMGTDGVILQDLGVARLIRDHFPGIPRHASTQMTIHNLAGVQVLGEMGFERVVLARELHLDDIRRICGSTPVEIECFIHGALCFAISGQCYFSSFLGGHSGNRGRCAQPCRRHYRYRSKDGYYFSTNDLSTVDLIPDLAAAGVASLKIEGRMKSAEYVASVVEAYRMVLDAPERKRAEATGRAKELLKLSFGRVPTKGFMGSRTPTDIAIPTLRGATGRFLGEITGVKGNRITFETKDPLFVGDRIRVQPKSDMAGRAFTVKELFAGQGKVKSVREKSIVSVISPFPFKVGDAVFKVSSETAFTMSENACLKRLDAVKPCAIPCDLSLALDGETLQVTGLAAGGRVEAAFPVGVLEPARTEDMTGVLRAQFSRTGDTPFELRGLDAPGFPRVLIPPAKLKEIRREFYRLLAEEAVAGARIRKAEARRRALAALVPAAQPRREPRSEVIVRIEHLRDASLLRQPGVDGITLPVSRANIHQLPLAARKLRGDADRITWHLPFIMFDDDLPFYREAVDVILAHGFRRFELSNLSHAALLKGRDAELATDYRLFSLNTQAILAWHELGVTTATLYIEDDAENMARLLGAAVPVKRRVLVYAGVPAMTTRIAIRGVKNDAPLVSDRGDEYDVAIRGDLTTITPATRFSITQFRGQLQETGCGTFIVDLSQAPREQWRPILDTFARGGELPGTSPFNFVMGLV; encoded by the coding sequence ATGCTCAACACCAACGAACCAATGAAAAAACCCGAACTTCTCGCCCCTGCCGGCTCCCTTGAGGCATTCTTCGCCGCCATGGAAAAGGGCGCCGACGCGGTCTATGCCGGTCTGCGCGATTTCTCCGCCCGGGCCAAGGCCAAGAACTTCAGCACCTCCCAGATGGAGCGGATGACCACCTATGCCCACAGCCTGGGCCGCAAGGTCTACGTCACCATCAATACCCTTGTGAAGGAAGCGGAGCTGCCGCAGCTCGTGGAGACCCTCGCTGCCCTGGAGGCCATGGGCACCGACGGGGTCATCCTCCAGGATCTGGGGGTGGCACGGCTGATCCGCGACCACTTTCCCGGCATTCCCCGCCACGCATCCACCCAGATGACGATCCACAACCTGGCTGGGGTCCAGGTGCTGGGCGAGATGGGCTTCGAGCGGGTCGTGCTCGCCCGCGAGCTCCACCTGGACGACATCCGCCGCATCTGCGGATCGACGCCGGTGGAAATCGAATGCTTCATCCATGGAGCGCTCTGCTTCGCCATCTCGGGGCAGTGCTACTTCTCGTCCTTTCTCGGCGGGCACAGCGGCAACCGGGGGCGCTGTGCCCAGCCCTGCCGCCGCCACTATCGCTATCGGAGCAAGGATGGGTACTACTTCTCCACCAATGACCTCTCCACGGTGGATCTGATCCCTGACCTGGCCGCCGCCGGCGTGGCGTCGCTCAAGATCGAGGGACGGATGAAGTCGGCCGAGTACGTGGCGAGCGTGGTGGAGGCCTACCGGATGGTGCTGGACGCGCCGGAGCGGAAACGCGCCGAGGCCACCGGCCGCGCCAAGGAGCTTCTGAAGCTCTCCTTCGGCCGGGTGCCGACCAAGGGCTTCATGGGCTCCCGCACCCCCACCGACATTGCCATCCCCACCCTGCGCGGGGCCACGGGCCGGTTTCTGGGAGAGATCACCGGGGTGAAGGGCAACAGAATCACCTTCGAAACCAAGGACCCACTCTTCGTGGGGGACCGGATCAGGGTGCAGCCGAAAAGCGACATGGCCGGCCGCGCCTTCACGGTGAAAGAACTTTTTGCCGGTCAGGGCAAGGTGAAATCGGTCCGGGAAAAAAGCATTGTCTCCGTGATCTCGCCTTTCCCATTCAAGGTGGGGGATGCAGTCTTCAAGGTCTCGTCCGAAACCGCGTTCACCATGAGTGAAAATGCCTGCCTCAAGCGCCTGGATGCGGTCAAGCCCTGCGCCATCCCCTGCGACCTGTCGCTAGCCCTGGACGGGGAGACCCTTCAGGTGACCGGCCTGGCTGCCGGGGGGCGGGTTGAGGCCGCCTTCCCCGTGGGTGTTTTGGAACCTGCCCGGACCGAAGACATGACCGGCGTGCTCAGGGCCCAGTTCTCCCGCACCGGCGACACCCCCTTCGAACTGAGGGGCCTCGACGCGCCCGGCTTCCCCCGCGTTCTCATCCCGCCGGCAAAGCTCAAGGAAATCCGCCGGGAATTCTATCGGCTTCTGGCCGAGGAGGCCGTGGCCGGTGCCCGGATCCGCAAGGCGGAGGCCCGGCGACGGGCACTGGCGGCCCTCGTTCCGGCGGCACAGCCGCGTCGGGAGCCGAGGTCGGAAGTCATCGTGCGAATCGAGCACCTGCGGGACGCCAGCCTCCTGCGGCAGCCGGGTGTCGATGGCATCACCCTGCCGGTCTCCCGGGCCAACATCCACCAACTGCCCCTTGCGGCCCGCAAGCTGCGAGGGGACGCGGATCGGATCACCTGGCACCTGCCGTTCATCATGTTCGATGACGACCTCCCCTTCTACCGGGAGGCGGTGGATGTCATCCTGGCCCACGGATTCCGGCGTTTCGAGCTATCCAACCTCTCCCACGCGGCCCTGCTGAAGGGACGCGACGCCGAGCTTGCCACCGACTATCGCCTGTTCTCGCTCAACACCCAGGCGATCCTTGCCTGGCACGAACTGGGGGTCACAACCGCCACCCTCTACATCGAGGATGACGCCGAGAACATGGCGCGGCTCCTGGGGGCCGCCGTGCCGGTGAAACGGCGGGTGCTGGTCTACGCCGGCGTACCGGCCATGACCACTCGCATCGCCATCCGCGGGGTAAAAAACGATGCCCCTCTCGTCTCGGACCGGGGCGACGAGTATGACGTGGCGATCCGGGGAGACCTCACCACGATTACCCCAGCCACACGCTTCTCCATCACCCAATTCCGGGGACAGCTCCAGGAGACGGGCTGCGGCACCTTCATCGTGGACCTGTCCCAAGCGCCCCGTGAGCAGTGGCGACCGATCCTCGACACCTTTGCCCGGGGCGGCGAACTGCCGGGGACCAGCCCCTTCAACTTCGTAATGGGCCTCGTGTAA
- a CDS encoding RluA family pseudouridine synthase — MILTARVGADQAGVRLDEGAARLFPQLSKTRIRTIIDWGGCAVGGTMVRVASRRLQAGDEIVLGVMEPERYREITLAPEDILFEDGGYLAVNKASGLNCQRTPYQLKGTVEYAVTLHFRACGSAEPARVIHRLDRGTSGVMIFPASRRAAAHISRELKEGRVEKVYWALVAGMPLADSWQVDAPVAKVGTSRYGVAPVGKAALTEFRVVARGNGATLVEARPRTGRTHQIRVHLAHGGLSIIGDTTYGGIAAPRMMLHCRTMTFRAEDGRPVSATAPPDREFTAACEQHGIQFGGA; from the coding sequence ATGATCCTGACGGCGCGGGTGGGGGCCGACCAGGCCGGCGTACGGCTCGACGAGGGGGCGGCGCGGCTCTTTCCCCAGCTCTCCAAAACCCGGATCCGTACTATCATCGACTGGGGAGGATGCGCTGTGGGGGGGACCATGGTGCGGGTGGCGTCCCGCCGTCTTCAGGCTGGTGACGAAATCGTCCTCGGGGTAATGGAGCCGGAGCGTTACCGGGAGATTACCCTGGCACCCGAAGATATCTTGTTTGAAGACGGCGGCTATCTGGCCGTGAACAAGGCCTCCGGACTCAACTGCCAGCGGACTCCCTACCAGCTCAAGGGGACCGTTGAGTATGCCGTGACCCTCCACTTCCGGGCCTGTGGCAGCGCCGAGCCCGCACGAGTGATCCACCGCCTGGACCGGGGCACCTCGGGGGTTATGATCTTTCCCGCCTCCCGCCGGGCGGCAGCCCATATCTCGCGGGAACTGAAGGAAGGGAGGGTGGAAAAGGTCTACTGGGCGCTGGTAGCGGGCATGCCGCTGGCCGATTCCTGGCAGGTCGACGCACCCGTGGCCAAGGTGGGTACGTCCCGCTACGGGGTGGCGCCGGTCGGCAAGGCCGCCTTGACCGAGTTCCGGGTTGTGGCCCGGGGGAACGGCGCGACTCTGGTGGAAGCCCGTCCCCGCACCGGCCGCACCCACCAGATCCGCGTCCATCTGGCCCATGGGGGGCTTTCGATCATCGGCGATACGACTTACGGCGGTATCGCCGCGCCGCGGATGATGCTCCACTGTCGAACCATGACCTTTCGGGCTGAAGACGGCCGGCCGGTGAGCGCCACGGCCCCCCCTGACCGGGAGTTTACCGCCGCTTGCGAACAGCACGGAATCCAGTTCGGCGGCGCATGA